A window from Vulpes lagopus strain Blue_001 chromosome 23, ASM1834538v1, whole genome shotgun sequence encodes these proteins:
- the DPH2 gene encoding 2-(3-amino-3-carboxypropyl)histidine synthase subunit 2 isoform X1 codes for MESTFSSPSEAALQREAGAPGLLTPPEDLDRVYELERVAGFVRDLGCQRVALQFPDQLLGDAGAVAARLEGTTGSKMFILGDTAYGSCCVDVLGAEQAGAQALVHFGPACLSPPARPLPVAFVLGQRPVHLELCAKAFEAENPDPKAPVVLLSEPACAHALEALATLLRPRYLDLLVSSPALPLPEGSCSPEPEPLERFGRRFPLAPGRCLEEYGAFYVGGSEASADLDPDLSRLLLGWAPGQPFFTCCPDTGQTQDEGVRAGRLKARRHYLVERARDARVVGLLAGTLGVARHREALAHLRNLTRAAGKRSYVLALGRPTPPKLANFPEVDVFVLLACPLGALAPQPPGGLFRPILAPCELEAACNPAWPPSGLAPYLTHYADLLPGSPFHVPLPPPDSELWDIPDVSLITGELRPQPAWKPSNDPGCLDLNLRPQLELAESSPAALFLSSRSWRGLEPRLGQTPVTGAVSGRRGIAIAYEDEGNS; via the exons ATGGAGTCTACGTTCAGCAGCCCCTCTGAGGCTGCGCTGCAGCGGGAGGCGGGCGCCCCGGGGCTGCTCACGCCCCCCGAGGACCTGGACCGCGTGTACGAGCTGGAGCGAGTCGCTGGATTTGTCCGCGACCTGGGGTGTCAGCGG GTGGCCTTGCAGTTCCCTGACCAGCTACTGGGAGATGCTGGGGCCGTGGCTGCACGACTGGAGGGGACCACGGGGTCGAAGATGTTCATTCTGGGCGACACGGCCTACGGCAG CTGCTGTGTGGATGTGCTGGGCGCCGAGCAAGCTGGAGCTCAGGCCCTTGTACACTTTGGCCCTGCCTGCTTAAGCCCTCCAGCCCGCCCACTGCCTGTGGCCTTTGTCCTCGGTCAGCGTCCTGTGCACTTGGAGCTCTGCGCCAAGGCCTTTGAGGCCGAGAACCCAGACCCCAAAGCTCCGGTGGTGCTGCTAAGTGAGCCGGCCTGTGCCCACGCTTTGG AGGCTTTGGCCACTCTCCTGCGCCCACGGTACCTGGACCTGCTTGTCTCCAGCCCAGCTCTTCCCTTGCCAGAGGGCTCCTGTAGTCCAGAGCCTGAGCCCCTAGAGCGTTTTGGCCGCCGCTTCCCCCTTGCTCCAGGGAGGTGTCTGGAAGAATATGGTGCCTTCTACGTGGGGGGCTCTGAAGCCAGTGCTGACCTAGACCCGGACCTGAGCCGGCTGCTTTTGGGCTGGGCACCAGGGCAGCCTTTCTTCACCTGCTGCCCGGATACAGGGCAGACTCAGGATGAAGGTGTCCGGGCTGGGCGGCTCAAGGCACGTAGACACTATCTGGTAGAGAGGGCCAGAGATGCCCGTGTGGTGGGGCTCTTGGCAGGCACATTGGGTGTGGCCCGACACCGTGAGGCACTGGCACACTTGCGGAACCTGACTCGGGCTGCAGGCAAGCGTAGCTATGTGTTGGCCCTGGGGCGACCCACGCCTCCCAAGCTCGCCAACTTCCCTGAGGTGGATGTCTTTGTGCTATTGGCCTGCCCTCTTGGTGCTTTAGCTCCACAGCCTCCTGGTGGCCTCTTCCGGCCTATCTTGGCACCGTGTGAGCTAGAAGCTGCCTGCAACCCCGCCTGGCCACCTTCAGGCCTGGCTCCCTACCTCACACATTATGCAGATTTATTGCCTG gCTCTCCCTTCCAtgtgcccctcccaccacctgaCTCAGAACTGTGGGACATCCCAGATGTGTCACTCATTACTGGGGAACTCCGACCCCAACCTGCATGGAAGCCATCAAATGATCCTGGATGTTTGGACCTGAACTTGCGGCCCCAGCTAGAGCTGGCTGAGAGCAGCCCTGCAG CCTTGTTCCTTAGTTCCCGGAGCTGGCGAGGCTTGGAGCCCCGCCTGGGTCAGACACCGGTGACAGGAGCTGTGAGCGGAAGACGAGGGATTGCCATCGCCTATGAGGATGAGGGAAACAGCTGA
- the DPH2 gene encoding 2-(3-amino-3-carboxypropyl)histidine synthase subunit 2 isoform X2 → MLGPWLHDWRGPRGRRCSFWATRPTAEALATLLRPRYLDLLVSSPALPLPEGSCSPEPEPLERFGRRFPLAPGRCLEEYGAFYVGGSEASADLDPDLSRLLLGWAPGQPFFTCCPDTGQTQDEGVRAGRLKARRHYLVERARDARVVGLLAGTLGVARHREALAHLRNLTRAAGKRSYVLALGRPTPPKLANFPEVDVFVLLACPLGALAPQPPGGLFRPILAPCELEAACNPAWPPSGLAPYLTHYADLLPGSPFHVPLPPPDSELWDIPDVSLITGELRPQPAWKPSNDPGCLDLNLRPQLELAESSPAALFLSSRSWRGLEPRLGQTPVTGAVSGRRGIAIAYEDEGNS, encoded by the exons ATGCTGGGGCCGTGGCTGCACGACTGGAGGGGACCACGGGGTCGAAGATGTTCATTCTGGGCGACACGGCCTACGGCAG AGGCTTTGGCCACTCTCCTGCGCCCACGGTACCTGGACCTGCTTGTCTCCAGCCCAGCTCTTCCCTTGCCAGAGGGCTCCTGTAGTCCAGAGCCTGAGCCCCTAGAGCGTTTTGGCCGCCGCTTCCCCCTTGCTCCAGGGAGGTGTCTGGAAGAATATGGTGCCTTCTACGTGGGGGGCTCTGAAGCCAGTGCTGACCTAGACCCGGACCTGAGCCGGCTGCTTTTGGGCTGGGCACCAGGGCAGCCTTTCTTCACCTGCTGCCCGGATACAGGGCAGACTCAGGATGAAGGTGTCCGGGCTGGGCGGCTCAAGGCACGTAGACACTATCTGGTAGAGAGGGCCAGAGATGCCCGTGTGGTGGGGCTCTTGGCAGGCACATTGGGTGTGGCCCGACACCGTGAGGCACTGGCACACTTGCGGAACCTGACTCGGGCTGCAGGCAAGCGTAGCTATGTGTTGGCCCTGGGGCGACCCACGCCTCCCAAGCTCGCCAACTTCCCTGAGGTGGATGTCTTTGTGCTATTGGCCTGCCCTCTTGGTGCTTTAGCTCCACAGCCTCCTGGTGGCCTCTTCCGGCCTATCTTGGCACCGTGTGAGCTAGAAGCTGCCTGCAACCCCGCCTGGCCACCTTCAGGCCTGGCTCCCTACCTCACACATTATGCAGATTTATTGCCTG gCTCTCCCTTCCAtgtgcccctcccaccacctgaCTCAGAACTGTGGGACATCCCAGATGTGTCACTCATTACTGGGGAACTCCGACCCCAACCTGCATGGAAGCCATCAAATGATCCTGGATGTTTGGACCTGAACTTGCGGCCCCAGCTAGAGCTGGCTGAGAGCAGCCCTGCAG CCTTGTTCCTTAGTTCCCGGAGCTGGCGAGGCTTGGAGCCCCGCCTGGGTCAGACACCGGTGACAGGAGCTGTGAGCGGAAGACGAGGGATTGCCATCGCCTATGAGGATGAGGGAAACAGCTGA